From a region of the Hippopotamus amphibius kiboko isolate mHipAmp2 chromosome 3, mHipAmp2.hap2, whole genome shotgun sequence genome:
- the TNNT3 gene encoding troponin T, fast skeletal muscle isoform X4, protein MSDEEVEHVEEEYEEEEEAQEEVHPPPAEVHEVHEEVHEVHEPEEAQEEEKPRPKLTAPKIPEGEKVDFDDIQKKRQNKDLMELQALIDSHFEARKKEEEELVALKERIEKRRAERAEQQRIRAEKERERQNRLAEEKARREEEDAKRRAEDDLKKKKALSSMGANYSSYLAKADQKRGKKQTAREMKKKVLAERRKPLNIDHLSEDKLRDKAKELWDTLYQLETDKFQCTEKLKRQKYDITNLRSRIDQAQKHSKKAGTTAKGKVGGRWK, encoded by the exons ATGTCGGACGAGGAAGT TGAACACGTCGAGG AAGAGTACGAGGAGGAAG AAGAGGCCCAGGAGGAAG TGCACCCCCCGCCTGCAGAAGTCCATGAGGTCCACGAAGAAG TCCATGAAGTTCATGAACCAG AGGAAGCCCAGGAAG AAGAGAAGCCTAGACCCAA ACTCACTGCTCCTAAGATCCCGGAAGGGGAGAAAGTAGACTTCGAT GACATCCAGAAGAAGCGGCAGAACAAAGACCTCATGGAGCTGCAGGCGCTCATCGACAGCCACTTCGAGGCtcggaagaaggaggaagaggagctcgTCGCGCTCAAGGAGAGAATC GAGAAGCGCCGTGCGGAGAGAGCAGAACAGCAGAGGATCCGGGCCGAGAAAGAAAGGGAGCGCCAGAACAGACTGGCG GAGGAGAAAGCCcggcgggaggaggaggatgccAAGAGGAGGGCCGAGGACGAcctgaagaagaagaaggctCTGTCCTCCATGGGTGCCAACTACAGCAGCTACCTGGCCAAG GCTGACCAGAAGAGAGGCAAGAAGCAGACAGCCagggagatgaaaaagaaagtccTGGCTGAGCGGCGGAAGCCCCTCAACATCGACCACCTCAGCGAGGACAAGCTCAG GGACAAGGCCAAGGAGCTCTGGGACACCCTGTACCAGCTGGAGACGGACAAATTCCAGTGCACGGAGAAGCTGAAGCGCCAGAAGTACGAC ATCACCAACCTCAGAAGCCGCATCGACCAGGCCCAGAAGCA CAGCAAGAAGGCCGGAACCACGGCCAAGGGCAAAGTCGGCGGGCGCTGGAAGTAA
- the TNNT3 gene encoding troponin T, fast skeletal muscle isoform X12 has product MSDEEVEHVEEEYEEEEEAQEEEEAQEEEKPRPKLTAPKIPEGEKVDFDDIQKKRQNKDLMELQALIDSHFEARKKEEEELVALKERIEKRRAERAEQQRIRAEKERERQNRLAEEKARREEEDAKRRAEDDLKKKKALSSMGANYSSYLAKADQKRGKKQTAREMKKKVLAERRKPLNIDHLSEDKLRDKAKELWDTLYQLETDKFQCTEKLKRQKYDIMNVRARVEMLAKFSKKAGTTAKGKVGGRWK; this is encoded by the exons ATGTCGGACGAGGAAGT TGAACACGTCGAGG AAGAGTACGAGGAGGAAG AAGAGGCCCAGGAGGAAG AGGAAGCCCAGGAAG AAGAGAAGCCTAGACCCAA ACTCACTGCTCCTAAGATCCCGGAAGGGGAGAAAGTAGACTTCGAT GACATCCAGAAGAAGCGGCAGAACAAAGACCTCATGGAGCTGCAGGCGCTCATCGACAGCCACTTCGAGGCtcggaagaaggaggaagaggagctcgTCGCGCTCAAGGAGAGAATC GAGAAGCGCCGTGCGGAGAGAGCAGAACAGCAGAGGATCCGGGCCGAGAAAGAAAGGGAGCGCCAGAACAGACTGGCG GAGGAGAAAGCCcggcgggaggaggaggatgccAAGAGGAGGGCCGAGGACGAcctgaagaagaagaaggctCTGTCCTCCATGGGTGCCAACTACAGCAGCTACCTGGCCAAG GCTGACCAGAAGAGAGGCAAGAAGCAGACAGCCagggagatgaaaaagaaagtccTGGCTGAGCGGCGGAAGCCCCTCAACATCGACCACCTCAGCGAGGACAAGCTCAG GGACAAGGCCAAGGAGCTCTGGGACACCCTGTACCAGCTGGAGACGGACAAATTCCAGTGCACGGAGAAGCTGAAGCGCCAGAAGTACGAC ATCATGAATGTCCGGGCCAGAGTGGAGATGCTGGCCAAGTT CAGCAAGAAGGCCGGAACCACGGCCAAGGGCAAAGTCGGCGGGCGCTGGAAGTAA
- the TNNT3 gene encoding troponin T, fast skeletal muscle isoform X6: MSDEEVEHVEEEYEEEEEAQEEVHPPPAEVHEVHEEVHEVHEPEEKPRPKLTAPKIPEGEKVDFDDIQKKRQNKDLMELQALIDSHFEARKKEEEELVALKERIEKRRAERAEQQRIRAEKERERQNRLAEEKARREEEDAKRRAEDDLKKKKALSSMGANYSSYLAKADQKRGKKQTAREMKKKVLAERRKPLNIDHLSEDKLRDKAKELWDTLYQLETDKFQCTEKLKRQKYDITNLRSRIDQAQKHSKKAGTTAKGKVGGRWK; the protein is encoded by the exons ATGTCGGACGAGGAAGT TGAACACGTCGAGG AAGAGTACGAGGAGGAAG AAGAGGCCCAGGAGGAAG TGCACCCCCCGCCTGCAGAAGTCCATGAGGTCCACGAAGAAG TCCATGAAGTTCATGAACCAG AAGAGAAGCCTAGACCCAA ACTCACTGCTCCTAAGATCCCGGAAGGGGAGAAAGTAGACTTCGAT GACATCCAGAAGAAGCGGCAGAACAAAGACCTCATGGAGCTGCAGGCGCTCATCGACAGCCACTTCGAGGCtcggaagaaggaggaagaggagctcgTCGCGCTCAAGGAGAGAATC GAGAAGCGCCGTGCGGAGAGAGCAGAACAGCAGAGGATCCGGGCCGAGAAAGAAAGGGAGCGCCAGAACAGACTGGCG GAGGAGAAAGCCcggcgggaggaggaggatgccAAGAGGAGGGCCGAGGACGAcctgaagaagaagaaggctCTGTCCTCCATGGGTGCCAACTACAGCAGCTACCTGGCCAAG GCTGACCAGAAGAGAGGCAAGAAGCAGACAGCCagggagatgaaaaagaaagtccTGGCTGAGCGGCGGAAGCCCCTCAACATCGACCACCTCAGCGAGGACAAGCTCAG GGACAAGGCCAAGGAGCTCTGGGACACCCTGTACCAGCTGGAGACGGACAAATTCCAGTGCACGGAGAAGCTGAAGCGCCAGAAGTACGAC ATCACCAACCTCAGAAGCCGCATCGACCAGGCCCAGAAGCA CAGCAAGAAGGCCGGAACCACGGCCAAGGGCAAAGTCGGCGGGCGCTGGAAGTAA